A window from Gossypium raimondii isolate GPD5lz chromosome 7, ASM2569854v1, whole genome shotgun sequence encodes these proteins:
- the LOC105761100 gene encoding uncharacterized protein LOC105761100 isoform X2, translating into MGSEEAKDPLKGVDWKAIGSELQKDPSASNKPVIKKRLPKKIRQIPDCYFLPRMSTPSAIAFYGACIAGGIGAGMLLEVWINNKIKEDGGVIWESSTNKVWFTTVPPSCSC; encoded by the exons ATGGGAAGTGAGGAAGCTAAAGACCCATTGAAAGGGGTTGATTGGAAAGCAATTGGTAGTGAGTTGCAGAAGGACCCCAGTGCCAGTAATAAACCTGTTATAAAGAAACGACTTCCTAAGAAGATTAGACAAATTCCGGACTGTTATTTCCTTCCTCGAATGTCCACGCCTTCCGCTATTGCCTTCTATGGAGCCTGCATTGCTGGTGGAATCGGTGCTGGGATGCTGCTGGAAGTCTGGATAAACAACAAGATTAAag AGGATGGAGGTGTTATATGGGAGAGTTCGACAAATAAGGTATGGTTTACAACAGTTCCCCCATCATGCTCTTGCTGA
- the LOC105761100 gene encoding uncharacterized protein LOC105761100 isoform X3, which translates to MSAPFDPFCKESLMGSEEAKDPLKGVDWKAIGSELQKDPSASNKPVIKKRLPKKIRQIPDCYFLPRMSTPSAIAFYGACIAGGIGAGMLLEVWINNKIKEDGGVIWELDK; encoded by the exons ATGTCTGCTCCTTTCGATCCTTTTTGTAAAG AGTCTTTAATGGGAAGTGAGGAAGCTAAAGACCCATTGAAAGGGGTTGATTGGAAAGCAATTGGTAGTGAGTTGCAGAAGGACCCCAGTGCCAGTAATAAACCTGTTATAAAGAAACGACTTCCTAAGAAGATTAGACAAATTCCGGACTGTTATTTCCTTCCTCGAATGTCCACGCCTTCCGCTATTGCCTTCTATGGAGCCTGCATTGCTGGTGGAATCGGTGCTGGGATGCTGCTGGAAGTCTGGATAAACAACAAGATTAAag AGGATGGAGGTGTTATATGGGAGTTGGACAAATAA
- the LOC105761100 gene encoding uncharacterized protein LOC105761100 isoform X1, which produces MSAPFDPFCKESLMGSEEAKDPLKGVDWKAIGSELQKDPSASNKPVIKKRLPKKIRQIPDCYFLPRMSTPSAIAFYGACIAGGIGAGMLLEVWINNKIKEDGGVIWESSTNKVWFTTVPPSCSC; this is translated from the exons ATGTCTGCTCCTTTCGATCCTTTTTGTAAAG AGTCTTTAATGGGAAGTGAGGAAGCTAAAGACCCATTGAAAGGGGTTGATTGGAAAGCAATTGGTAGTGAGTTGCAGAAGGACCCCAGTGCCAGTAATAAACCTGTTATAAAGAAACGACTTCCTAAGAAGATTAGACAAATTCCGGACTGTTATTTCCTTCCTCGAATGTCCACGCCTTCCGCTATTGCCTTCTATGGAGCCTGCATTGCTGGTGGAATCGGTGCTGGGATGCTGCTGGAAGTCTGGATAAACAACAAGATTAAag AGGATGGAGGTGTTATATGGGAGAGTTCGACAAATAAGGTATGGTTTACAACAGTTCCCCCATCATGCTCTTGCTGA